A stretch of the Aspergillus puulaauensis MK2 DNA, chromosome 6, nearly complete sequence genome encodes the following:
- a CDS encoding uncharacterized protein (COG:S;~EggNog:ENOG410PHSK) — protein MASEQPTIRIGYVPEHYLAPLHLALRSAAANTLPFKLALTPFPSGTGHMITSLRSGEIDIAIGLTEGWIAGLAGKQAPADESERGYKVVGHWVDTPLRWAIVTGGKRNELTDVKGLEGGRVGVSRLGSGSHIMSFVLAQQQGWKSSSLTPVVTGPFGALRDAVTGDNEAKSPSAEFFMWEQFTTKPYFHATSDNPKPPLKKIGEIFTPWPSWMVVASTAVFPGPEGDERLKKLFEVFDEGVKEFNADLGRVVSLLGTGELGCTYGQEDASEWIKDVKFSEGTRGVSGKVVEGVVDVLKVAGVIDSGLQNEEAVRRVVGIQR, from the exons ATGGCTTCAGAACAACCAACTATCCGAATTGGCTACGTGCCCG AACACTACCTCGCCCCGCTGCACCTAGCCCTCCGCTCCGCGGCCGCCAACACCCTCCCCTTCAAACTCGCTCTGACCCCCTTCCCATCCGGAACAGGGCATATGATTACATCGCTACGCTCCGGCGAAATCGACATCGCGATTGGACTCACAGAAGGCTGGATAGCCGGGCTCGCAGGCAAACAGGCACCCGCCGACGAAAGCGAGCGCGGATACAAAGTCGTCGGCCATTGGGTTGATACCCCGCTGCGTTGGGCAATTGTTACGGGGGGAAAGAGGAACGAGTTGACGGACGTGAAGGGGCTAGAGGGGGGGCGGGTTGGGGTTAGTCGGTTAGGGAG CGGGTCGCATATAATGTCATTCGTTCTCGCGCAGCAACAAGGCTGGAAATCTTCTTCGTTGACGCCCGTTGTAACGGGTCCATTCGGGGCTCTACGGGATGCTGTCACGGGTGACAACGAGGCAAAGAGCCCATCGGCGGAGTTCTTCATGTGGGAACAGTTTACCACAAAACCTTATTTCCATGCTACAAGCGACAACCCCAAGCCGCCGCTCAAGAAGATCGGGGAGATCTTTACCCCTTGGCCATCCTGGATGGTTGTTGCGTCGACGGCGGTGTTTCCGGGCCCGGAGGGTGATGagcggctgaagaagctgttCGAGGTGTTTGATGAAGGTGTCAAAGAGTTCAATGCGGATTTGGGGAGGGTTGTTTCCCTCTTGGGCACTGGAGAGCTGGGCTGTACCTATGGACAGGAGGATGCGAGTGAGTGGATTAAGGATGTCAAGTTCAGTGAAGGGACTAGAGGTGTTAGTGGGAAGGTCGTCGAGGGTGTCGTGGATGTCCTCAAGGTTGCGGGAGTTATTGATTCGGGATTGCAGAACGAGGAGGCCGTGCGGAGGGTGGTGGGTATCCAAAGATGA
- a CDS encoding PQ-loop repeat-containing protein (COG:S;~EggNog:ENOG410PHKS;~InterPro:IPR006603;~PFAM:PF04193;~TransMembrane:2 (o16-40i79-97o)) has product MLVASILKVFFWFGDYYSVALLAQAVLTIGVQFVLLKVALDNRPAPGQKSGVAHIPFSGAEDRLVRPYDFWQWKHTRPYYLFIAYFVGVLSFIHLLTPISNSPTYINSLGYLGLAIEATLPLPQVIANHQSQSCKGFRLSVCAAWILGDVMKLSYFFTSAQVIPWAFRLCAIFQCICDGYLGVQFWLYGSGSGSAGSPQQRLESEIPLEEKDIRMN; this is encoded by the exons ATGCTTGTTGCGTCGATCCTGAA GGTATTTTTCTGGTTCGGCGACTACTATTCCGTTGCGCTCCTCGCGCAGGCTGTCCTTACGATCGGAGTGCAATTTGTACTGTTGAAGGTTGCCCTGGATAATCGACCGGCGCCTGGCCAGAAAAGCGGGGTGGCTCATATTCCCTTCAGCGGCGCGGAGGACCGGCTCGTGAGGCCGTACGATTTTTGGCAGTGGAAGCATACACGGCC ATACTATTTGTTCATTGCCTACTTCGTCGGAGTTCTCTCTTTCATTCACCTCCTGACGCCGATCTCTAACTCTCCGACCTACATCAATTCATTGGGTTATTTGGGCTTGGCTATTGAGGCGACATTACCTCTGCCGCAGGTAATCGCCAATCACCAATCTCAATCATGCAAGGGATTCCGGCTGTCCGTTTGCGCCGCATGGATTCTAGGTGACGTGATGAAACTGAGCTACTTCTTCACCAGTGCGCAAGTAATCCCGTGGGCCTTTCGGCTGTGCGCCATCTTCCAATGTATCTGCGATGGCTACCTAGGCGTGCAGTTCTGGCTGTATGGCTCAGGTTCAGGGAGTGCCGGAAGCCCGCAGCAACGTCTCGAGAGCGAGATTCCActggaagaaaaggacaTTCGAATGAATTGA
- a CDS encoding glucan 1,3-alpha-glucosidase ROT2 (BUSCO:EOG09260B3X;~CAZy:GH31;~COG:G;~EggNog:ENOG410PH3V;~InterPro:IPR025887,IPR000322,IPR017853,IPR011013, IPR013780,IPR030458,IPR033403;~PFAM:PF13802,PF17137,PF01055;~SECRETED:SignalP(1-29);~go_function: GO:0003824 - catalytic activity [Evidence IEA];~go_function: GO:0004553 - hydrolase activity, hydrolyzing O-glycosyl compounds [Evidence IEA];~go_function: GO:0030246 - carbohydrate binding [Evidence IEA];~go_process: GO:0005975 - carbohydrate metabolic process [Evidence IEA]), which translates to MAPSRLSPSWTLLLTLAILFGCFVVPGVTVKHENFKKCSQSGFCKRNRAFADDISAKGSSWSSPYELDPSGIQFKDGQLHGTILKTISPAEKVRLPLVISFLESGVARVVVDEEKRMSGDIEIRHGSSARKERYNDAQSWTLVGGLEVSKSATLSPEVQDGITKVLYGPDNTYQAAIHHSPFSVDFQRDGQTHVQFNHKGYLNVEHWRKKVEAPAEGEQDVLGSQEDEGTWWEETFGGNTDSKPRGPESVGLDISFPGYKHVFGIPEHADSLSLRETRGGSGNHDEPYRLYNSDVFEYELNSPMTLYGAIPLMQAHRKDSTVGVFWLNAAETWIDIVKSKTDTQSHWFSEAGQLDVFVFLGPSPSEISKKYGELTGYTQLPQQFAIAYHQCRWNYVTDEDVKEVDRNFDKYQIPYDIIWLDIEYLDDRKYFTWDPLTFPDPISMEKQLDESERKLVVIIDPHIKNQDKFDISKEMKSKGLATLDKDSKVYEGWCWPGSSNWVDCFNPAAIKWWIGLFKYDKFKGTLPNVFIWNDMNEPSVFNGPETTMPKDNLHFGNWEHRDIHNVNGITFVNATYQAMVERKKGEVRRPFILTRSFYAGAQRMSAMWTGDNQATWEHLAISLPMVLNNGISGFPFAGADVGGFFHNPSKELLTRWYQTGIWYPFFRAHAHIDTRRREPYLIQEPFRSIITQAIRLRYQLLPAWYTAFHEASVNGTPIVRPQFYEHPSDEAGFTIDDQLYLGSTGILAKPVVSEDATTADIYISDDEKYYDYFDYTVYQGAGKSHSIPAPIEKVPVLMQGGHVIPRKDRPRRSSGLMKYDPYTLVVVLDKNGQAGGTLYVDDGETFDYQRGGYVHRRFRFQDSSLVSEDISTHGPQTAAYLKSIASVGVERIVVIDPPKEWQGKNTVTVIEDGAKASATAALEYHTQGDGKAPYAVVKSPNVGIGKTWRIEF; encoded by the exons ATGGCCCCGAGCCGACTGTCGCCCAGCTGGACCCTGCTGCTTACCCTAGCGATACTATTTGGGTGCTTTGTCGTACCTGGAG TCACCGTGAAACATGAGAATTTCAAGAAATGCTCCCAATCGGGGTTCTGTAAACGCAACAGAGCGTTTGCCGACGATATCTCCGCCAAGGGCTCATCCTGGAGCTCCCCCTACGAACTCGACCCTTCGGGCATCCAATTCAAGGACGGCCAATTGCATGGAACGATTTTAAAGACCATATCTCCCGCCGAGAAAGTCAGGTTGCCACTGGTTATCTCTTTCCTCGAATCCGGAGTCGCACGAGTcgtcgttgatgaagaaaagcgcATGAGTGGGGACATTGAAATCCGCCATGGAAGTTCCGCACGTAAAGAACGATATAATGATGCCCAGTCTTGGACCTTGGTTGGAGGACTAGAAGTCAGCAAGTCTGCGACCTTGAGCCCCGAAGTTCAGGATGGGATAACCAAGGTCTTGTATGGACCTGATAATACGTACCAGGCTGCGATCCATcattctcctttctctgTGGACTTCCAGAGGGATGGACAGACGCATGTTCAGTTTAACCACAAGGGTTATTTGAATGTGGAACACTGGCGGAAAAAGGTGGAGGCACCCGCTGAAGGCGAACAGGATGTTCTTGGTTCccaggaggacgagggcacTTGGTGGGAAGAGACTTTCGGTGGCAACACAGACTCAAAGCCCAGAGGCCCAGAGAGTGTGGGACTAGACATCAGCTTCCCTGGTTACAAACATGTGTTTGGTATTCCTGAACACGCAGACTCCCTATCCTTGAGGGAAACTCG AGGAGGTTCTGGTAACCACGATGAGCCTTACCGCTTGTATAATTCCGACGTGTTCGAATATGAACTAAACAGCCCCATGACTTTGTACGGTGCAATCCCGCTAATGCAAGCCCACCGCAAGGACTCGACCGTTGGGGTTTTCTGGCTCAACGCTGCCGAGACCTGGATCGACATTGTGAAGTCAAAAACCGATACCCAAAGTCATTGGTTCTCCGAAGCCGGGCAGCTTGATGTATTCGTTTTTTTGGGACCTTCGCCTAGCGAGATCAGCAAGAAATATGGCGAACTCACCGGCTACACTCAACTCCCTCAACAATTTGCTATCGCCTACCACCAATGCCGCTGGAACTATGTGACtgacgaggatgtcaaggaggTTGACCGAAACTTCGACAAGTACCAGATCCCGTATGATATTATTTGGCTCGATATTGAATATCTCGACGACCGAAAGTATTTCACTTGGGATCCTCTAACCTTCCCCGACCCCATCAGCATGGAGAAACAGCTTGATGAGTCGGAGCGCAAACTTGTAGTGATCATTGACCCGCATATCAAGAACCAAGACAAGTTTGACATTTCCAAGGAAATGAAGAGCAAAGGTCTGGCCACACTGGACAAGGACAGTAAGGTCTATGAGGGTTGGTGCTGGCCAGGCTCGTCTAACTGGGTCGACTGTTTCAACCCCGCGGCAATAAAATGGTGGATCGGCCTCTTCAAGTACGACAAATTCAAGGGAACCCTTCCAAATGTGTTCATCTGGAACGATATGAATGAGCCTTCTGTTTTCAACGGCCCGGAAACCACAATGCCCAAGGATAACCTGCACTTCGGTAACTGGGAGCACCGTGATATCCACAATGTCAATGGTATCACCTTCGTCAATGCTACATACCAGGCTATGGTGGAGCGCAAGAAGGGTGAAGTCCGTCGACCATTTATCCTAACCCGATCATTTTACGCCGGTGCACAGCGCATGTCTGCTATGTGGACCGGAGACAACCAAGCTACCTGGGAGCACTTGGCAATCTCATTGCCGATGGTGCTCAATAACGGGATTTCCGGTTTCCCATTTGCTGGTGCAGATGTTGGCGGCTTTTTCCACAACCCGAGCAAGGAGCTCTTGACCCGGTGGTATCAGACAGGTATCTGGTATCCGTTCTTCCGCGCTCATGCTCATATTGATACTCGCCGTCGTGAGCCGTACTTGATCCAAGAGCCATTCCGCTCGATCATTACGCAAGCCATCCGGTTAAGGTACCAGCTTCTACCTGCCTGGTACACTGCCTTCCATGAAGCTTCGGTGAATGGAACTCCAATCGTGAGACCGCAGTTTTACGAGCATCCGTCAGATGAGGCAGGCTTCACAATTGACGACCAACTCTACCTCGGCTCCACTGGTATCCTTGCAAAGCCGGTCGTCTCTGAGGATGCCACAACTGCCGATATTTACATTTCCGATGATGAGAAGTATTATGACTACTTCGACTACACTGTATACCAGGGCGCAGGAAAGTCTCACTCGATCCCGGCTCCCATTGAAAAGGTGCCAGTGTTGATGCAGGGAGGACATGTTATCCCCCGTAAAGACCGACCACGCCGCAGCAGCGGGCTCATGAAGTACGACCCATACACGCTCGTGGTGGTTCTCGACAAAAACGGACAGGCGGGTGGCACCCTGTATGTCGACGACGGTGAAACTTTCGACTACCAACGCGGGGGATATGTCCACCGCCGCTTCCGCTTCCAAGATTCCTCCCTTGTGTCGGAAGATATTTCTACTCACGGCCCCCAAACTGCTGCGTATCTCAAGAGCATCGCTAGCGTCGGGGTTGAAAGAATAGTGGTGATTGACCCGCCGAAGGAGTGGCAGGGAAAGAACACGGTGACTGTCATTGAGGATGGGGCAAAAGCATCAGCGACAGCTGCTCTGGAGTACCATACCCAAGGAGACGGCAAAGCTCCGTATGCAGTAGTGAAGAGCCCCAATGTGGGGATTGGGAAGACTTGGCGGATTGAGTTTTGA